A portion of the Rhodopseudomonas sp. BAL398 genome contains these proteins:
- the rplO gene encoding 50S ribosomal protein L15: MKLSDIADNAGSRKKRMRVGRGIGSGKGKTAGRGGKGQTARSGVAIKGFEGGQMPLHRRLPKRGFTNIFRLEFTEINLDRLQEAIDAKTIDGAATINAEALVKAGVIRRVKDGVRLLGRGAVTSKLTIEVHGASKTAIAAVEKAGGTVTVLAPPKKDAGEAA, encoded by the coding sequence ATGAAGCTCAGCGATATCGCCGACAATGCCGGCTCGCGCAAGAAGCGTATGCGCGTTGGCCGAGGCATCGGATCCGGCAAGGGCAAGACCGCGGGCCGTGGCGGCAAGGGCCAGACCGCGCGTTCGGGCGTGGCCATCAAGGGCTTCGAAGGCGGCCAGATGCCGTTGCATCGGCGCCTGCCGAAGCGTGGCTTCACCAACATCTTCCGGTTGGAATTCACCGAGATCAATCTCGACCGGCTGCAGGAAGCGATCGACGCCAAGACCATCGACGGCGCCGCCACCATCAATGCCGAGGCATTGGTGAAGGCCGGCGTGATCCGTCGGGTCAAGGACGGCGTGCGGCTTCTGGGCCGTGGCGCGGTGACGTCGAAGCTGACCATCGAGGTCCACGGCGCATCGAAAACCGCGATCGCCGCGGTCGAGAAGGCCGGCGGCACCGTGACGGTTCTCGCGCCGCCGAAGAAAGACGCCGGCGAGGCTGCGTAA
- the secY gene encoding preprotein translocase subunit SecY encodes MVSAAEQLAANLNFSALGKADELKKRIWFTLGALLVYRLGTYIPLPGIDPNIWEQVFKSQAGGILGMFNMFAGGGIHRMAIFALNIMPYISASIIVQLLTTVSPQLEALKKEGESGRKTLNQYTRYLTVLLAAFQSYGIAVGLEGAGNVVSDPGLFFRLSTAITLTGGTMFLMWLGEQITSRGIGNGISLIILAGIVAELPSALANMLELGRQGALSTGLILVVLVMAVVVIAFIVFMERAQRRLVIQYPKRQVGNKMFEGQSSHLPLKLNTSGVIPPIFASSLLLLPTTVANFNAGKGPEWFQWITTQLGHGRPLFLIMYLSLIVFFAFFYTAIVFNPTETADNLKKHGGFVPGIRPGERTAEYIDYVLTRITVLGAGYLAIVCLIPEILISYASVPFYFGGTSLLIVVSVTMDTVAQVQGYLLAHQYEGLIRKSKLRGRKK; translated from the coding sequence ATGGTCTCTGCAGCAGAACAACTAGCGGCAAACCTCAATTTTTCGGCGCTCGGTAAAGCCGATGAGCTGAAGAAGCGCATTTGGTTCACCCTCGGCGCGCTGCTGGTGTACCGGCTCGGGACCTACATTCCGCTTCCCGGCATCGATCCCAATATCTGGGAGCAGGTGTTCAAGTCGCAGGCGGGCGGCATTCTGGGCATGTTCAACATGTTCGCCGGCGGCGGCATTCACCGCATGGCGATCTTTGCGCTGAACATCATGCCGTATATCTCGGCCTCGATCATCGTGCAGCTGCTGACGACGGTGTCGCCGCAGCTCGAAGCGCTGAAGAAAGAGGGCGAGTCGGGCCGCAAGACCCTCAACCAATATACCCGCTATCTGACGGTGCTGTTGGCCGCATTCCAGTCCTACGGCATCGCCGTGGGCCTCGAAGGCGCCGGCAATGTCGTCTCCGATCCCGGCCTGTTCTTCCGGCTGTCGACCGCGATCACGCTGACCGGCGGCACCATGTTCCTGATGTGGCTGGGCGAGCAGATCACCTCGCGCGGCATCGGCAACGGCATCTCGCTGATCATTCTGGCGGGCATCGTCGCCGAATTGCCGTCAGCCCTGGCCAATATGCTCGAACTCGGGCGTCAGGGCGCGCTGTCCACCGGCTTGATCCTGGTGGTGCTGGTGATGGCCGTGGTTGTGATCGCCTTCATCGTGTTCATGGAGCGGGCGCAGCGCCGGCTGGTGATCCAGTATCCGAAGCGCCAGGTCGGCAACAAGATGTTCGAGGGCCAGTCCTCGCATCTGCCGCTGAAGCTCAACACCTCGGGCGTGATCCCGCCGATCTTCGCCTCGTCCTTGCTGCTGCTGCCGACCACGGTGGCGAATTTCAATGCCGGCAAGGGCCCGGAATGGTTTCAGTGGATCACCACTCAGCTCGGCCACGGCCGTCCGCTGTTCCTGATCATGTATCTGTCGTTGATCGTGTTCTTTGCCTTCTTCTATACGGCGATCGTGTTCAATCCGACCGAGACCGCCGACAATCTGAAGAAGCATGGTGGCTTCGTCCCGGGCATCCGGCCCGGTGAGCGCACCGCCGAATATATCGATTATGTGTTGACCCGGATTACGGTGCTGGGCGCGGGCTATCTGGCGATCGTCTGTCTGATCCCCGAGATCCTGATTTCCTACGCCTCCGTTCCGTTCTATTTCGGCGGCACTTCGCTTCTGATCGTCGTCAGCGTGACGATGGATACTGTGGCTCAGGTCCAGGGCTATCTGTTGGCGCACCAATATGAAGGGTTGATCAGGAAGTCGAAGCTAAGGGGCCGCAAGAAATGA
- a CDS encoding adenylate kinase: MRLILLGPPGAGKGTQALRLVERYGIVQLSTGEMLRAAVAAATPIGLKAKDVMAGGGLVPDDVVVGIISDRLDQPDAAKGFILDGFPRTVPQAEALDALLKNKHIKLDAVVELRVNESALLQRVETRVAEMKARGEAVRADDTPEVLSKRLASYRSQTEPLIHYYSEQRKLLTVDGMMTIERVTEEIDRILSAIAATDAAKKAAGKTLAARRTSSVVKRGKRPGAKPASAESKAAKSKVAKKAAPKAAKAAKAKVAKSKVAKSKGAKPKVAKTKTAESAAKKPAKPGVGAKKPAKTAKTARKPAKSAAKPAKKPVGKAAARQAGTATKTSKTAGKAAKSAKKVTKKRAKA, from the coding sequence ATGAGATTGATCCTTCTCGGGCCGCCGGGGGCGGGCAAGGGAACGCAGGCATTACGACTCGTAGAGCGTTACGGCATCGTTCAACTCTCCACCGGGGAGATGCTGCGGGCCGCTGTCGCGGCCGCAACGCCGATCGGGCTGAAGGCCAAGGACGTCATGGCTGGCGGCGGGTTGGTGCCCGACGACGTCGTGGTCGGCATCATTTCGGATCGGCTCGATCAGCCCGATGCGGCCAAGGGATTCATCCTGGACGGCTTCCCGCGCACCGTGCCGCAGGCCGAGGCGCTCGATGCGCTGCTGAAGAACAAGCACATCAAGCTCGACGCCGTGGTCGAGTTGCGCGTCAATGAGAGCGCGCTGCTGCAGCGGGTCGAGACCCGGGTCGCCGAGATGAAGGCGCGTGGCGAGGCCGTTCGCGCCGACGACACCCCAGAAGTGCTGTCGAAGCGGCTGGCCAGCTATCGCAGCCAGACCGAGCCGCTGATCCATTATTATTCCGAGCAGCGCAAGCTGCTCACCGTCGACGGCATGATGACCATCGAGCGCGTCACCGAGGAGATCGATCGGATCCTGTCGGCGATCGCCGCCACGGACGCTGCCAAGAAGGCCGCCGGCAAGACCCTGGCCGCCCGACGCACCTCGTCGGTCGTGAAGCGCGGCAAGCGACCGGGCGCCAAGCCGGCCAGTGCCGAATCGAAAGCGGCCAAGTCCAAGGTTGCCAAGAAAGCCGCGCCGAAAGCCGCCAAGGCAGCAAAAGCCAAGGTGGCCAAATCCAAGGTGGCCAAATCCAAGGGTGCCAAGCCCAAGGTGGCCAAGACCAAGACGGCCGAGTCGGCAGCCAAAAAGCCGGCGAAACCTGGCGTCGGGGCCAAGAAGCCTGCGAAAACCGCCAAAACTGCCCGAAAACCCGCAAAATCGGCGGCCAAACCGGCGAAGAAGCCGGTTGGCAAGGCGGCGGCCCGCCAGGCCGGTACAGCGACCAAGACCTCGAAGACGGCCGGCAAGGCTGCAAAGAGCGCCAAAAAGGTCACGAAAAAGCGAGCTAAGGCCTAG
- the rpsM gene encoding 30S ribosomal protein S13: MARIAGVNIPTNKRVLIALQYIHGIGQKNAAEIVEKVKIPVERRVNQLSDQEVLQIREVIDRDYMVEGDLRRETGMNIKRLMDLGCYRGLRHRRGLPVHGQRTHTNARTRKGPAKSIAGKKK; encoded by the coding sequence GTGGCCCGTATAGCCGGTGTGAACATTCCGACCAACAAGCGCGTGCTGATCGCGCTGCAGTACATTCATGGCATCGGCCAGAAGAACGCGGCCGAGATCGTCGAAAAGGTGAAGATCCCCGTCGAGCGGCGCGTCAATCAGCTGAGCGACCAGGAAGTGTTGCAGATCCGTGAAGTGATCGACCGCGACTATATGGTCGAGGGCGATCTGCGGCGCGAGACCGGCATGAACATCAAGCGTCTGATGGATCTCGGCTGCTATCGCGGCCTGCGTCATCGTCGCGGTCTGCCGGTCCACGGTCAGCGTACCCATACCAATGCGCGTACGCGCAAGGGTCCGGCCAAGTCGATCGCCGGTAAGAAGAAGTAA
- the rpsK gene encoding 30S ribosomal protein S11 codes for MAKEAARIRRRERKNIASGIAHVNSSFNNTTITITDAQGNAIAWSSAGTMGFKGSRKSTPYAAQVAAEDVSKKAQEHGMRTLEVEVAGPGSGRESALRALQASGFTVTSIRDVTTIPHNGCRPRKRRRV; via the coding sequence ATGGCCAAGGAAGCCGCCCGCATCCGTCGCCGCGAACGCAAGAACATCGCGTCCGGCATTGCGCATGTGAATTCGTCGTTCAACAACACGACCATCACCATCACCGACGCGCAGGGCAATGCCATTGCGTGGTCGTCGGCCGGCACGATGGGTTTCAAGGGTTCGCGCAAATCGACCCCCTATGCGGCGCAGGTTGCCGCCGAAGACGTCTCCAAGAAGGCGCAAGAGCACGGCATGCGCACCCTGGAAGTCGAAGTCGCCGGTCCGGGTTCGGGCCGCGAATCGGCGCTGCGCGCTCTGCAGGCTTCGGGCTTCACGGTGACCTCGATTCGCGATGTCACCACGATCCCGCATAATGGCTGCCGCCCGCGCAAGCGTCGGCGCGTCTGA
- a CDS encoding DNA-directed RNA polymerase subunit alpha has protein sequence MGETVTIQKNWQELIRPNKLVVTPGSDPTRFATLVAEPLERGFGQTLGNALRRVLLSSLQGAAVQSVQIDGVLHEFSSIAGVREDVTDIVLNIKDISIKMQGEGPKRMVVKKSGPGAVTAGDIQTVGDVVVLNPDLQLCTLDEGAEIRMEFTVASGKGYVAADRNRPEDAPIGLIPVDSLFSPVRKVSYKVENTREGQILDYDKLTMAIETNGGITPDDAVAYAARILQDQLNVFVNFEEPRKEVTQEIIPDLAFNPAFLKKVDELELSVRSANCLKNDNIVYIGDLVQKSEAEMLRTPNFGRKSLNEIKEVLAQMGLHLGMEVPGWPPENIDELAKRFEDHY, from the coding sequence ATGGGTGAAACAGTGACGATCCAGAAGAATTGGCAAGAGCTCATTCGACCGAACAAGCTTGTGGTGACGCCGGGTAGCGATCCGACCCGCTTTGCGACCCTGGTCGCCGAGCCGCTCGAACGCGGCTTCGGACAGACGCTCGGCAACGCGCTGCGGCGCGTGCTGCTGTCGTCGCTGCAGGGGGCTGCGGTGCAGTCGGTGCAGATCGACGGCGTGCTGCACGAGTTCTCCTCGATCGCCGGCGTGCGCGAAGACGTCACCGACATCGTGCTGAACATCAAGGACATCTCGATCAAGATGCAGGGCGAAGGCCCCAAGCGCATGGTCGTGAAGAAGTCCGGTCCGGGCGCCGTCACCGCCGGTGACATCCAGACCGTCGGCGATGTCGTGGTGCTCAATCCCGACCTGCAGCTCTGCACGCTCGACGAGGGCGCCGAGATCCGCATGGAATTCACCGTCGCGTCCGGCAAGGGCTATGTCGCCGCCGACCGCAACCGTCCCGAGGACGCGCCGATCGGGCTGATCCCGGTCGACAGCCTGTTCTCCCCGGTTCGCAAGGTCTCCTACAAGGTCGAGAACACCCGCGAGGGTCAGATCCTCGATTACGACAAGCTGACCATGGCGATCGAGACCAATGGCGGCATCACGCCGGACGACGCGGTCGCCTATGCGGCGCGCATCCTGCAGGATCAGCTCAACGTCTTCGTCAACTTCGAAGAGCCGCGCAAGGAAGTCACCCAGGAGATCATTCCGGATCTCGCCTTCAACCCCGCCTTCCTCAAGAAGGTCGACGAGTTGGAGCTGTCGGTGCGTTCGGCGAACTGCCTGAAGAACGACAACATCGTCTATATCGGCGATCTGGTGCAGAAGTCGGAAGCCGAAATGCTGCGGACCCCGAATTTCGGCCGCAAGTCGCTCAACGAGATCAAGGAAGTGCTGGCCCAGATGGGTCTGCATCTCGGCATGGAAGTGCCGGGCTGGCCGCCGGAAAACATCGACGAGCTCGCCAAGCGCTTCGAGGATCACTACTAA
- the rplQ gene encoding 50S ribosomal protein L17, which yields MRHGKVHRKLNRTAEHRKAMFANMCASLIKHEQIVTTLPKAKELRPIVEKLVTLGKKGGLHLRRQAISEMKDQDQVRKLFDVIAKRYADRQGGYTRIIKAGFRYGDNAPMAVIEFVDRDVDAKGLDSGPAQGSAATA from the coding sequence ATGCGTCACGGCAAGGTTCATCGGAAACTCAACCGCACCGCCGAGCATCGCAAGGCGATGTTTGCCAATATGTGCGCGTCGCTGATCAAGCACGAGCAGATCGTCACCACGCTGCCGAAGGCCAAGGAGCTCCGCCCGATCGTGGAGAAGCTGGTCACGCTCGGCAAGAAGGGCGGGCTGCATCTGCGCCGCCAGGCGATCAGCGAAATGAAGGATCAGGATCAGGTCCGCAAACTGTTCGACGTCATCGCCAAGCGCTATGCCGATCGCCAGGGCGGCTACACCCGCATCATCAAGGCCGGCTTCCGCTACGGCGACAACGCCCCGATGGCGGTGATCGAATTCGTCGACCGCGACGTCGACGCCAAGGGCCTCGATTCCGGCCCGGCCCAGGGCAGCGCCGCGACGGCCTAA
- a CDS encoding SDR family NAD(P)-dependent oxidoreductase, which yields MKIDLSGKTALVTGSTSGIGHAIALGLAGAGADIVVNGRSQDRVDHAVAAIAKSAPGRKIIGVAADVSTADGCDAVVTAFPDVDILINNTGIFEPKPFFDIPDEDWTRFFDVNVMSGIRLSRAFMPAMLARNWGRIVFIASESAIMIPKEMIHYGMTKTAQLAVSRGLAEMTRGTAVTVNAVLPGPTMSEGVETFVADLAKQNGQSEQEAAANFIKQHRPGSLIQRFASVEEVANMVVYVSSKEASATNGAALRVEGGLIQTIA from the coding sequence ATGAAAATCGACCTGTCTGGAAAGACCGCGCTGGTTACCGGATCCACCTCCGGGATCGGCCACGCCATTGCGCTCGGGCTCGCCGGCGCCGGCGCCGATATCGTCGTCAATGGCCGCAGCCAGGACCGGGTTGATCACGCCGTCGCGGCGATCGCCAAATCGGCGCCCGGCCGCAAGATCATCGGCGTGGCCGCCGACGTCTCCACCGCCGACGGCTGCGACGCCGTGGTCACGGCATTTCCCGACGTCGATATCCTGATCAACAACACCGGCATTTTCGAACCCAAGCCGTTTTTCGACATCCCGGACGAGGACTGGACCCGGTTCTTCGACGTCAATGTGATGAGCGGCATCCGGCTGTCGCGGGCCTTCATGCCGGCGATGCTGGCGCGCAATTGGGGCCGCATCGTTTTCATCGCCTCGGAATCCGCGATCATGATTCCAAAGGAAATGATCCATTACGGCATGACCAAAACCGCGCAGCTGGCGGTGTCGCGCGGCCTGGCAGAAATGACCCGCGGCACCGCGGTGACGGTGAATGCCGTGCTGCCGGGCCCGACGATGTCGGAGGGCGTCGAGACTTTCGTGGCCGATCTGGCCAAGCAGAACGGCCAGTCCGAACAGGAGGCCGCGGCGAATTTTATCAAGCAGCACCGGCCGGGCTCGCTGATCCAGCGCTTCGCCAGCGTCGAGGAGGTCGCCAATATGGTGGTCTATGTCAGCTCGAAAGAGGCCTCCGCCACCAACGGCGCCGCGCTGCGCGTCGAGGGCGGGCTGATCCAGACGATTGCGTAG
- a CDS encoding zinc-binding alcohol dehydrogenase family protein, whose translation MKAVGYQKSLPIDAPDALIDVDAPKPEPKPRDLRVAVKAVSVNPVDFKVRNRAAPPAGQTKILGYDAAGIVEAVGSEVTLFRPGDEVFYAGSVLRQGTNSEFHLVDERIVGRKPETLSFAQAAALPLTSITAWELLFDRLGVAPGKSFDPRTLLIVGGAGGVGSILIQLARRLTGLSIVATASRPQTTKWCLELGAHAVIDHSQPMQPQIEALKLPPVALVASLTGTEQHFPALVEILAPQGKIALIDDPSTLNAMPLKAKSASLHWEAMFARSSYETADMIAQHHLLNDVADLIDKGVLRTTLEQTFGTINAANLKKAHALLESGKSVGKIVLEGWD comes from the coding sequence ATGAAGGCCGTTGGCTACCAGAAATCGCTTCCGATCGACGCCCCCGATGCATTGATCGATGTCGATGCCCCCAAGCCGGAGCCGAAGCCGCGCGATCTGCGCGTCGCCGTCAAGGCGGTGTCGGTCAATCCGGTGGATTTCAAGGTCCGCAACCGCGCCGCGCCGCCCGCGGGCCAGACCAAGATTCTCGGCTACGACGCCGCCGGCATCGTCGAGGCGGTGGGGTCCGAAGTGACGCTATTCCGGCCCGGCGACGAGGTGTTCTACGCCGGCTCGGTGCTGCGCCAGGGCACCAATTCGGAGTTTCATCTGGTTGATGAGCGCATCGTCGGACGCAAGCCTGAGACGCTGTCCTTCGCCCAGGCCGCCGCGCTGCCGCTGACCTCGATCACCGCCTGGGAACTGCTGTTCGACCGGCTCGGCGTCGCGCCCGGCAAGAGTTTCGATCCGCGCACGCTGCTGATCGTCGGCGGCGCCGGCGGTGTCGGCTCGATCCTGATCCAGCTGGCACGCCGGCTGACCGGGCTCAGCATCGTCGCCACCGCGTCGCGGCCGCAGACCACCAAATGGTGCCTCGAGCTCGGCGCCCATGCGGTGATCGATCACAGCCAGCCGATGCAGCCGCAGATCGAGGCGCTGAAGCTGCCGCCGGTGGCGCTGGTCGCCAGCCTCACCGGCACCGAGCAGCATTTTCCGGCGCTGGTGGAGATTCTGGCGCCGCAGGGCAAGATCGCGCTGATCGATGATCCCTCCACGCTGAATGCGATGCCCCTGAAGGCGAAGTCGGCGTCGCTGCACTGGGAGGCGATGTTCGCCCGCAGCTCCTACGAGACCGCCGACATGATCGCGCAGCATCATCTGTTGAACGACGTCGCCGATCTGATCGACAAGGGCGTCTTGCGCACCACGCTGGAGCAGACTTTCGGCACCATCAACGCGGCGAACCTGAAGAAAGCCCACGCGCTGCTGGAGAGCGGAAAGTCGGTCGGCAAGATCGTGCTGGAAGGCTGGGACTGA
- a CDS encoding DegQ family serine endoprotease, with translation MSAARIVSAVLLSLAISVPALAQERRVPASQAELRLSYAPIVQRVQPAVVNVYAAKIIQNRNPLLEDPIFRRFFGVPGQQPEQMQRSLGSGVMVDASGLVVTNNHVIEGADQVKVSLSDKREFEAEIVLKDSRTDLAILRLKDTKEKFPTLDFANSDDLLVGDVVLAIGNPFGVGQTVTHGIISALARTQVGITDYQFFIQTDAAINPGNSGGALVDMNGKLVGINTAIFSRSGGSQGIGFAIPANMVRVVVASAKNGGKAVKRPWLGARLQAVTPEIAETLGLKRPSGALVASVSAGSPSARAGLKLSDLIVSIDGFAVDDPNAFDYRFVTRPIGSTAEVEVMRAGRPLKLKIPLEIAPDTDRDEIVITERSPFQGARVANISPALADELRLDPSVEGVVVTELADDAAAASVGFQKGDIILAVNNTKIAKTSDLARIASRPQRLWRITLVRHGQQINVTLGG, from the coding sequence ATGTCAGCTGCTCGCATCGTTTCGGCCGTCCTGCTCTCGCTGGCGATCTCGGTTCCCGCGCTGGCGCAGGAGCGCCGGGTGCCGGCGTCGCAGGCCGAGCTGCGGCTGTCCTATGCGCCGATCGTGCAGCGGGTGCAGCCGGCGGTGGTCAATGTCTACGCCGCCAAGATCATCCAGAACCGCAATCCGCTGCTCGAGGATCCGATCTTCCGCCGCTTCTTCGGCGTACCGGGGCAGCAGCCGGAACAGATGCAGCGCTCGCTCGGCTCCGGCGTGATGGTCGATGCCTCGGGCCTCGTCGTCACCAACAACCACGTCATCGAGGGCGCCGACCAGGTCAAGGTGTCGCTGTCGGACAAGCGCGAATTCGAGGCCGAGATCGTGCTCAAGGACAGCCGCACCGATCTGGCGATCCTGCGGCTGAAGGACACCAAGGAGAAATTCCCGACGCTGGATTTCGCCAATTCCGACGACCTCTTGGTCGGCGATGTGGTGCTGGCGATCGGCAATCCGTTCGGCGTCGGCCAGACCGTGACCCACGGCATCATCTCGGCGCTGGCGCGCACCCAGGTCGGCATCACCGACTATCAGTTCTTCATCCAGACTGACGCTGCGATCAATCCGGGCAATTCCGGCGGCGCGCTGGTCGACATGAACGGCAAGCTGGTCGGCATCAACACCGCGATTTTCTCGCGCTCCGGCGGCTCGCAGGGCATCGGCTTTGCGATCCCCGCCAACATGGTGCGCGTCGTGGTGGCCTCGGCCAAGAATGGCGGCAAGGCGGTGAAGCGGCCATGGCTCGGCGCGCGGCTGCAGGCGGTGACGCCGGAGATCGCCGAGACGCTGGGGCTGAAACGGCCGAGCGGCGCGCTGGTCGCCAGCGTCAGTGCCGGCAGCCCGTCGGCCCGCGCCGGGCTGAAATTGAGCGACCTCATCGTGTCGATCGACGGCTTTGCGGTCGATGATCCCAATGCCTTCGACTATCGCTTTGTCACCAGGCCGATCGGCAGCACCGCCGAGGTCGAAGTGATGCGCGCCGGCCGGCCGCTCAAGCTCAAGATCCCGCTGGAGATCGCACCGGACACCGATCGCGACGAGATCGTGATCACCGAGCGCTCGCCGTTCCAGGGTGCCCGGGTCGCCAATATCTCGCCGGCGCTGGCCGACGAATTGCGGCTCGATCCCAGCGTCGAGGGCGTGGTCGTCACCGAGCTCGCCGATGACGCCGCCGCCGCCAGCGTCGGTTTCCAGAAGGGCGATATCATCCTGGCGGTCAACAACACCAAGATCGCCAAGACCAGCGATCTGGCCCGCATCGCCAGCCGGCCGCAGCGGCTCTGGCGGATTACCCTGGTCCGCCACGGCCAGCAGATCAACGTCACGCTCGGCGGATGA
- a CDS encoding replication-associated recombination protein A gives MSPKTPSANLFAAAGLEREAPHPLPDRLRPRALSDVVGQDHILGPDGALSRMLATRTLGSLVFWGPPGTGKTTVARLLADATELHFEQISAVFSGVADLKKVFEAARARRELGKGTLLFVDEVHRFNRAQQDSFLPVMEDGTVVLVGATTENPSFELNAALLSRARVLVFHSLDAAAVEKLFANAEAVEGRALPLDAEARAVLVRMADGDGRAALTLAEEVWRAAREDEVFDAAQLQEILQRRAPIYDKSADGHYNLISALHKSVRGSDPDAALYYLCRMLDAGEDPLFLARRVVRMAVEDIGLADPQALVICNAAKDAYDFLGSPEGELAIAQAVVYLATAPKSNAVYTAYKAAMRAAKEGGSLLPPKHILNSPTSLMKSEGYGGGYQYDHDTPEGFSGQDYFPDALGRQTFYDPPDRGFEREIRKRLDYWAKLRAAKS, from the coding sequence ATGAGCCCGAAGACCCCATCCGCCAACCTGTTCGCCGCCGCCGGCCTCGAGCGCGAGGCGCCGCATCCGCTGCCGGACCGGCTGCGGCCGCGCGCGCTCAGCGACGTGGTTGGCCAGGATCACATCCTCGGCCCCGACGGCGCGTTGAGCCGGATGCTGGCGACCCGCACGCTGGGCTCGCTGGTGTTCTGGGGGCCGCCCGGCACCGGCAAGACCACGGTCGCGCGGCTGCTGGCCGACGCCACCGAACTGCATTTCGAGCAGATCTCCGCGGTGTTTTCCGGCGTCGCCGATCTGAAGAAAGTGTTCGAGGCCGCCCGCGCCCGCCGCGAGCTCGGCAAGGGCACGCTGCTATTCGTCGACGAGGTGCATCGCTTCAACCGCGCGCAACAGGATTCCTTTCTGCCGGTGATGGAAGACGGCACCGTGGTGCTGGTCGGCGCCACCACCGAGAACCCGTCGTTCGAACTCAACGCGGCGCTGCTGTCTCGCGCGCGCGTGCTGGTGTTTCACTCGCTCGATGCCGCCGCGGTGGAAAAACTATTCGCCAATGCCGAGGCCGTGGAGGGCAGGGCGCTGCCGCTCGATGCCGAGGCCCGCGCCGTGCTGGTGCGGATGGCGGATGGCGACGGCCGCGCCGCGCTGACGCTGGCCGAGGAAGTCTGGCGCGCCGCGCGCGAGGACGAAGTGTTCGACGCCGCGCAGCTGCAGGAGATTTTGCAGCGCCGCGCCCCGATCTACGACAAATCCGCCGACGGCCATTACAATCTGATCTCGGCGCTGCATAAATCGGTGCGCGGCTCCGATCCCGACGCGGCTCTGTACTATCTGTGCCGGATGCTGGACGCCGGCGAGGACCCGCTGTTCCTGGCGCGGCGCGTGGTGCGGATGGCGGTCGAGGATATTGGCCTCGCCGATCCGCAGGCGCTGGTGATCTGCAACGCCGCGAAGGACGCCTATGATTTTCTGGGCAGTCCCGAAGGCGAATTGGCGATCGCCCAGGCGGTCGTCTATCTCGCCACCGCGCCGAAATCCAACGCGGTCTACACCGCCTATAAGGCTGCGATGCGCGCCGCCAAGGAGGGCGGCTCGCTGCTGCCGCCCAAGCATATTCTCAATTCGCCGACCAGCCTGATGAAATCCGAAGGCTATGGCGGCGGCTATCAATATGACCACGACACTCCGGAAGGCTTTTCCGGCCAGGACTACTTCCCCGACGCGCTCGGCCGCCAGACTTTTTACGACCCGCCGGACCGCGGCTTCGAACGCGAGATCCGCAAGCGGCTCGATTACTGGGCCAAGCTGCGCGCCGCCAAAAGCTAG